The nucleotide window CAGCTGTTTTAGGTAGTCGGCCCAGCTTTTGGTCCACTGGCCACCGAGTTTTGAGACCTCCTCGTCGGCGTAAATGTGAATACTCACGGTGTCGTAGCCCGTCGGGTTCTGGCGTGGCAGCACCGCGCGCCACTGCTCCAGGGTGTCGGCCTTCCAGCTATTATTCTCGGTGTTGTTCCAGGCGGCGGGCCGGGGCAACGAATGGCCGGTGATGAGCGGACGAGTGCTATCCACTGCCCGCACGGCGGCGGCGAATTCAGCCAGGGCCACGGCGAGTTGGGTGCTTTTGAGGTCGTCGTTCGCGTCCTCACCGGGGCGCCGCAGGTCGGCGGCGTTGGGGAGGTCGACTTGGAGATTCCACTCGTTGCCAAACTCCCAGGCCAAAATGGCCGGCGAGGTTTTGTAGCGGGTCACCACTTCCCGCGTGTGGTCACGCATGATTGCCAGGGTGCGACTGTTGCGATCGCCCCAGGCTTGTTTGTGCTCGTCCACCGTTTTGTTAAGAAAGGTGCTCCAAAACAGCGAGGGAATCAGGCCGATGTGGTTCTGCTCGGCCGCCTGCACCACGCGATCCATTTGGGCGAAATGCGCCTCCTTGTTGGCGAGGTAACGCGCCCAGTCCGCCGCGCTAAAACAGCCCGCGTTGAAACGAACAAAAGGCACGCCGGCCTGGGCCAATTGCGCCAACCCCAACAGCGAGGACTCATTCGCGGGTTTGGCGGCAACCCGGGTGAACAAATCGTAGTAATTAACCCCCACGGCGCGGTACGGCTGACCCGCCCGGTAAAATTGGCCCGCCTGGACCGTGAGCCCGGGAGGCGGCTGCGGCTTGGGGGTGGTGGAGCCAGCCTGGACGGTGAGCCCGGGAGGCGGCTGCGGTTTGGGGGTGGGGGAGCCAGCCTGGACGGTGAGCCCGGGAGGCGGCTGCGGTTTGGGGGTTGGGGAGCCCGCCTGGACGGTGAGCCCCGGTGCCGGCTGCGGTTTGGGGGTGGGGGAGTGGCAGGCAGCGAGTAGCGCGAGGCCAGCACAGCTTGCGAAAATCCACAAACAGCGCCCTGACCCCATAGGTTTGCGCGCTATACTATTCATGTTTCGATTTTGGGCTTTAACGCAAAGGCGCAAGGACGCGAAAAAAAATCAAGGAAATCATTTATTTGTAATACTTTGCGAACTTTTAGACTCTACGGCTTTGCGTTAAAAATAGCCCCGTTCGTTTAAGCTATGGGTCTTACATGGCGCCCCGGTCCTTGGCGTGCACCTTCGGCGCCGTCGGCGCGGCCTTGTTCGTGGCTGCATCGGCCTTGCTGGACGTCGGCATCGGGGCGTTGGTCGACTTGCGCCAGGCGATCAGGCGTTCGTGCAGTTCCTTGGCCTTTTCGGGGTTTGTCGCCGCGAGGTTCTTGGTCTCACCGAGGTCGTCCTTGAGGTTGTACAGTTCGAGGTGACCGTCCTCGAGGAATTCCATCAACTTCCAATCCCCCATCTGGACGAGGCTGACCGGCAACGAGCGCCAGAGACCGGGGCCGGACCCGAGGTAACCGGGGAAGTGCTGGAAGATCGCATCGCGCTTCAGGGCCGACGACTTACCGATCAGCAGCGGCAGGAGGCTCTCGCCGTCGAGGACCTGGCGCGGCTTGGCGGCGCCGGCAAGTTCGAGCAGCGTGGGGAAGAGGTCGACGTGCGCGGTCGGCGTCCCGAGCGCGGCGCCCGCTGCGACCTTGCCGGGCCAGCGGACGATGAACGGCACGCGGACGCCGCCTTCGTAGAGGCTGCCTTTGCCGCTGCGCAGCGGGGTGTTGTCGGTGATGCCGCCGCCGCTTTCTTCTTCGTCCGCGGCCTTCGCCTTCTTGACCTTGGCTTCATAGCCGGGTTCGCGGATCAGCCCGTCGGGCCGGTCGTAGCCGCCGACGCCGCCGTTGTCGCTTGAGAAGATAACCACGGTGTTTTCCGCAAGCTTGAGCTCCTCGAGCTTGGCCATCACGCGGCCGACGCTTTCGTCGACGCTCGCGATCATCGCGGCGAAGGTGGGGCTGTTATGACCGCCGACGCCGGGCTTACCCTTGAACTTGGCGGTCAGGTCGGCTTTGGCTTGGAGCGGAGTGTGTACCCCGAAGTGTGGCAGATAGAGCAGGAAAGGCCGGTCCTTGTTGCGGGCGATGAAGTCCACCGCCCGGTCCGTCAGCCAGTCGGCCAGGTAGATGTCGGCCGGGTATTCCGTCGGCGGGTTGACCTTGAATTTGTAGTGCAAGCCCATCGTGACCAGAGCTTCGTCGAAGCCGCGTTTCGCCGGATGCAGTGGGCCGCCCTCGCCGATGTGCCACTTCCCGAACATGCCGGTCGCGTAGCCGGCCTTCTTGAGCTGATCCGCGAAAGTGTCGCGGTCCAGCGGGAGGTTCACGACGTTGTCGACCGGACGCAGCGGGCGTTTCGACCAGTCGAAGCGGTCGGTGCTGCCCACCGTGTACATCCCCGTGCGGGCGCTATACTGGCCGCTCAGCAGCGCCCCGCGCGTCGGCGCGCAGTTCTGGGAAACGTGGTAGTTAGTCAGCCGCATGCCCTGGGCGGCGAGCCGATCGAGGTTCGGCGTCTCGTAATATTTGCTCCCGTAACAGGCCAGGTCGGTCCAGCCGAGGTCATCGGCCAGCACGAAGATGATGTTGGGCGGACGATCCGCGGCGCGGAGCGGCACGAACAGGCCGGCGAGCAGCAACCCGAGGAGAGGAAAGGAGGTGGGGAGCGCCACGGCTAACCGTTTTATTTGATTCATGTTGGGTCTTTTATGTTGGTTCTTCGCCCGTTCCAGTGGGTAGCTAAAGCGAAATCAAGACGCCGGATTTTTTAACCGCTAATGAACGCTAATGGACGCTAAAGAAACAAGGATTCCTCGCTCATTAATTAGCGTATATTAGCGTTCATTAGCGGTTTAAAATCCGTGGATGGATGCTTGGCCGGCTGGTCGCGCCAGACTTGGTTGGCGCAGTGGTAGGTGGGTTTTGATTCGTATGAATGCAAAGTGGTATAACAAATGATTGCGTCCGTCTTCGCGCAACTTCGCGAGCCTTCGCGGTTAAATGGATCGAGGCCTTAGTTTTTGTGTCATTTTGTGTTTTTTGTGGCCAAAGGATTGGGGGCGACCCACCGAAAACGTCGAGGGGCCTTTATATTATACCATTCACGTTTCGATTTTAGGCTTTAACGCAAAGGCGCAAGGACGCGAAGAAGCGTAAGTAAAGCACTCCTTTGTAATGCTTTGCGAACTTTGCGTGTGCGACCATGAAACTAACAACCATAACAGTGAAAGTCTGTTCGACCGAATTTAACGATTCGCGGTCGAAGGGTCCGGTCACGGATGCAGGCCGCGAGGCCTCGCCGGAAAGCACGACCGTGTGCCCGAACCAGTCAGCCGCAATGAAGATGAACCCCATCCAATGAGCTCCGAAAGCGCAAATCCTAGTGAGCCGAGCCGCTACGCAAACGGTGAAGGTTGTCAGGGTCGGGCAGGGCAGTCTCGCAAGGACGTAGGACCCAAATCGTTGCTGTCCGATCAACACACTGGCGGAGTCAGCGGGGGCGGCGGGTTGGGAAAGGATGTTAGGTTAAGTGGTGAGACCTGCCACGGTGGGGCGTCTTGCGATGCCTCAACCACCGGCACAAGCGCGGCAAAACCTCGTAAGGCCGGACGGGCCGTGGCAGGAGTCGGAGACCTCCATAGTAGTGATGATCTGGCGGACATTAAAACCGCCGGGGAGCGACGGGAGGGCACTTGTTCCCACGCATCACAGAGCGGCAAAGGACCCGACGATGGCTGGGGTGATGAACTCTGGATAAAAACGTCACCGAAGGTTCGGAAGCTGCAACGTGTGCTATATCGGAAAGCAAAAGCGGAGCCGCATTGGCGGTTCTATAGTTTGTATGGAGAGCTGTATCGGCAGGACATTCTGTCGGATGCGCTCGATCAGGTGATCGCCAATGACGGCGTGCCGGGAGTGGACGGGTTCGAGGTGGAAACGCTCGCAAAGAACGAAGCCTATCGGGCGGCATGGCTGCTTGCGCTGGCGGAGGAAATGCGAACGAAAACCTACCGACCCAGTCCGGTCCTGCGCGTCTATATATGGAAGGATCAGGCCAGGACCAAACGTCGTGCGCTGGGCATCCCCACGGTAAAAGACCGTGTGGTGCAAAGTGCGGCGGCGATCGTGTTGCAACCCATCTGGGAGGCGGACTTCCATGACCACTCCTACGCCTACCGGCCGAAACGCCGGACCCATCAGGCGATGGACAAAGTTAAAGAGGCCCTGCTGAGCGGAAAGGTGGAGGTGGTGGACGCGGACCTATCGAGCTACTTCGATTTGATCCCGCATCGCCAACTCCTGCGACTGGTGGCCAAGCGGGTGAGCGATGGGAGCGTGTTGCGCCTGCATCAAGCCCGCAAGTCGGATTCAGGACTGGTTACTTGGCGCAAACCTGAGTGGAACAAGCGCATAGATAAAAATGAGTGGGACGAACTGCCGCAGATCCTCCAGCTGCGGGTGGTTCGTTTTCAGGTCGTGATCCCAGGCTTCCGCACCCAACACATTGGCTTGGTCACCACGCTGCTCGACGAAGTTGCCTATCCGGATTCGGTTCTGGCCGATCTGTTTCGTCGCCGCTGGCAGGTGGAACTTTTTTTTCGCGACATCAAAACCACCCTGGCCTGGATGTGTTACGCACCAAAACCCCGGAGATGATCGAGCGTGAAATCATCGTCCAGACAATCGCTTGCAACTTGATCCGCGCCCGGATGCTTGAAGCAGCCAAACAACATGATGTGCCTCCGCTACGCATGTCGTTCAAAGGGACCGTCGGCGTCCTGCGCACCTTGCCCCTTTATACAGTCCGGACAATAAAAAGGCGTCGCAGCGCTAGGAAGATCTACTGCTGGCCCTCGCCTCCGCCCCCGTGCCGCTTCGCCCGGACCGCAGCGAACCACGGGCGGTCAAGCGCCGCCCCAAATCCTATCAATTACTCACCCGCCCCCGCCACGAAATGCGCGTATCCACTTCTCGGCGTCAGAAATTGACGATAACACCCCTTAACTAAGCGCCATTCGGGTCTGGGTACATTGGCGCTGGGCCGCACCCAAGTTCTTGCGTCAAACCTTCGTGGAATGGGCCGGCCAGACGGTCCTGCGTTGAGCTTGGGCCCATGCGTTTTATCAGCGCCAAAAAGCCGCCGGCAAGGGGCACCACGCCATCCTTCGCGCCCTGGCCTTCAAATGGATTCGTATCCTGTGGCGCTGCTGGAAAGACAACGTCCCCTATGACGAAACACGCTACCAAGCCTCACTGGCCAAGCGCGGTTCTCCCTTGGCCAACGCAGCCTAAAAAAACTCCAAAAATGCCTTGATCGGAGTACCTCAGCTTTTGCGCTACATTCGGAGGCGGATACCGCCCAATACGCTTGCGAGCCTGCGCGCCTCGCGGCATTCGCTTTTCCCACTCCATGATCACCGATACCCGTTACACCCAACTCGCCGAGGGCCTCACCGGATTTTCCTGCGAACTCAAAAAGGGCGAACGCGTCCTCATCGACGCCTTTGACGTCCCCGAGGCCGTGGTCATCGCCCTCATCCGCGCCACCCGCGCCCTCGGTGCCTTGCCATACGTTAATCTCCACCGCGCCCGCGTCACCCGCGAGCTCATGCTCGGTGCTGAGGAGGCTCAATACGCGCCCCAGGTCGAAATCGAGTATGCCCGTATGCAGAAAATGGACGCCTACATCGCCCTGCGTGGCTCGGATAATATTTTCGAAAACTCCGACATCCCTTCCTCCCGCGTCCAACTGGTCTCGAAGCTCATGAAGCCCGTGCTCGACCACCGCGTGAACAAGACCAAGTGGGTCGTGCTGCGCTGGCCGACTTCAGCCATGGCCCAGCAGGCCGGGCTGAGCACCGAGGCGTTCGAGGACTTTTATTTCAAGGTCTGCACGCTCGACTACTCCCGCCTGATCCCCGGCATGAACGCGCTCAAGGCGCTCATGGACAAAACCGACCAGGTTCACATCAAAGGCCCGGGCACCGACCTGAAGTTTTCGATCAAGGGCATCGGCTCACGCACCTGCGGCGGCCGCCACAACATCCCCGATGGCGAAGTGTTTTCCTGCCCCGTGAAGGACAGCGTCGAGGGCGTCATTTCCTACAACGCCCCCACGGTTTACCTCGGCACTTCCTTCGATAACATCCGCCTGGTTTTCAAAAAGGGTAAAATCGTCGAGGCCACCGCTAACAACACCAAGCGCCTCAACGAGATTCTGGATAGCGACCCCGGCGCGCGTTTCATCGGCGAATTCGCCCTCGGTTTTAACCCCCACATCCTGGAGCCGATGCGCGACATCCTGTTCGACGAGAAGATCGCCGGTTCCTTCCATTTCACCCCCGGACAGGCCTACGAAGGCGTGGGCAACGGCAACAAGTCCCAAGTTCACTGGGACATGGTCAGCATCCAGCGCCCCGAGTGGGGTGGCGGCGAAGTTTGGTTCGACGGCAAACTCATCCGCAAGGACGGCCTGTTTGTGCCCAAGTCGCTGCACAAGTTGAACCCCGAATACCTGCTCGGGAAGAAGTGAGTTTTTTGCCCACGAAACACACGAAATGACACGAAGGCAGAGCGGCAGAGCGGAGTTTTTAACCGCGAAGTCGAGCCGAAGACTCGCTAAGTCCGGAATGGGGATCGGGCTAATCGATCCCGTTTTTTTGCCCACGGAACACACGGAATACACGGAAATCGGAACTCTTTTTTCAGTGTGTTCCGTGTATTCCGTGGGCACCTGGTTTTAATGGATTTCATCCAATCACTCCCCAAGACCGAGACGCACCTGCACATCGAAGGCGCGCTGCCTTACGAACTGCTGAATGCGTGGCAGCCGGATAACTACCCCGCATCTCCGCACTTTCACGCGGCTGATTTCCGTTACGCTTCGTTCCCCGCGTTCGACGAAATACTTCTTGGCCACGCCCTGCCGTGGTTTGTCTCAGCGGAACGTTATTACGAAGCAGCGACGGCGATTTTCGCCAAACAAGTCGCGCAAAACGTGCGCTACGTGGAGACCAGTTTTCACCTGCCGGTGGGCGGCTTTATCAATACGCCCCCTCGCGAGATTTTGGCCGCCCTGCGCGCCGCCGTTCCGCCCGGACTAGAGGTGCGATTTTTCGCCGGCATGCTCCGCACCGATTACGCGGGACCGATGCAGGCGGTGATCGATGGTCTGGTGAATTGGGACGAGCTCGCCGGCGTCGATTTACACGGCAACGAAGCCACCCCAACCGAGGCGTGGACTGCTCCGGTGTGGGCCCGGTTACGGGCTGCGGGTAAGGTCACCAAGGTTCATGCGGGTGAGTTCGACGGGGCGCACCGCGTACGCGAGGCGATCGAGCAACTCGGCTCCACCCGCATCCAGCACGGCGTGCGCGCCATCGAAGATCTGGCGGTTGTGGCGCTGGCCGTTGAGCGCGGAGTGACCTTTGATGTCTGCCCGCTGAGTAACGTGAAACTGCGTGTGGTCCCGTCGCTTGCCGCGCACCCGTTGCGCACGCTCCTGCAAGCGGGTGTGCGCTGCACGGTCAGTACCGACGACCCGCTGGTTTTCGCCAACACGCTCAATGGCGAATACGCCGCACTTGCCACCGAGGCGGGGTTTACCCGAGGGGAGCTGGCCCAGTTGGCCCGTAACGGCTGGGCGGTAGCCGACGTGCCTGTGGCAACCCGTGCGGCGATGCTAGCCGAGATCGAGCGCGTGGTCAGCGGGTAGCCCTCATTCGCGGTCAAGGTGAGCCCACGGGCAAAACTTCGCTGAGCTCACGCTCAGGGCCACGGGAACGAGCCAAGCTGAGGCAAAACTCCTCGTGGCCTCGAGCGTGAGCTCAAGGTCTGGGCATGGACCGAAAAAACTCCCTGAGCTCACGCTCAGGGCCACGGGAGCGAGCTAAGCTGAGGCAAAACTCCTCGTGGCCTTGAGCGTGAGCTCAAGGTCTGGAACACAGTTTTAGGGATAAAAAAAGTCCGGCCCGGTAAAAACCGGGCCGGACTTGAGGCCGACTGAGCCAGTGGGGCTATGACGAGTAAACCTCAGGCCACCGGCTTGAGCGTGGCGCAGAACTTGGCCAAACGGCTCACGCCCTTGGCGATGATTTCATCGCTGGTGGCGTAGCTGAGGCGCAGGTAGCCTTCGGCTCCGAACGCACTGCCTGGCACCGCAGCGACTTTCTCGGTCTCCAAGAGGCGGGCACAGAACTCGGCCGAACTCAGGCCGAAGCTGGAGATGTTGGGGAACAGATAAAACGCACCCTCGGCGAGCAGGCACTTGATGCCGGGGATTTTGTTGAGCTCGGCGTGGAGGAATTTCCGGCGACGATCAAAGGCGACCAGCATGGTTTTCAGCGCGGCGTCGGTTTTGTCCTTTTCCTTGAGTGCGGCAACCGCGCCGTATTGGGCGAAGGTCGTGGCATTGGAGGTCATCTGGCTTTGCAGCTCAGCAATGGCCTTGGCGATGGGCGCAGGGGCCACCGTGGTGCCGAGGCGCCAGCCGGTCATCGCGTAGGTTTTGGCAAAACCGGAGACGATGATCGTGCGGGCAAAGGCTTCGGGGCTGAACGAGGCGGGGCTGTAGTGCTTGGCTCCATCATAGGTGAGATGCTCGTAGATCTCATCCGACATGATGTAGAGGTTGTGCTTGAGCGCCACGGCGGTGAGCGCTTCCAGCTCGGGCTTGGTGTAAACCGCGCCGGTCGGGTTGGACGGCGAGTTGATGATGAGCAGCTTGGTCTTCGGGGTGATCGCCGCTTCCAGTTGCGCGGGCGTGAGTTTGAAGCCGGTGGTGTCATCGGCGAGAACCAGCTTGGGCGTGGCGCCGGCCAGTTTAACCATCTCCGGGTAACTGACCCAGAACGGGGCGGGAATGATCACCTCGTCGCCGGGGGAACAGACGGCCAGGATCGTGAGGTAGCAGGAGAACTTGCCGCCCGGGGAAACGATGAACTGTGAGGGGGCATACTTCAGGCCGTAGTCGGCGAGGTATTTGTCGGCAAGGGCCTGGCGCAGGGGCTCAATGCCGGGCGTGGGGGCATACTTGGTCTTGCCGGATTTGAGCGCGGCGATGCACGCGTCTTTGATGTGCTCGGGTGTGTCGAAGTCGGGCTCGCCGGCGGCAAAGCCGCAGACATCTTCGCCTGCAGCGGCGAGTGCCTTGGCCTTGGCATCGACGGCAAGCGTCGGCGAAGGCGATACGTTAAGGGCCCAGGTGGAAAGCGGAGCAGGTGCTTGGCTCATGAATTAAAAAGGAGAGCAAAAAATGCGGACATAAGAAAGGCAAGCCCCGCGGACAGCGGAAACTTGCCTGGAAGTTGGCGGCTAATTGACCGCTGACGACGGTGGTTATTTGGTTTTTTTCTTCGGGGCGACGGCCACTGCGCTCTTGGCGGGCAGGGTATCGATGGCCACGCGCAGCAGTTCGCCGACACTGACCTTCTTTTTCTTCGCGGCCTTGACGAGGAGGGCCTTGGTCTGCGCGGGCAGGCGAACCGAAATCTGGCGGTGTTCGGGCGCATCGGACTCGTAGAGGCTGATGTCGAACTGGCTGATCGCATGGCGAATGACCTCGCTGGTGCTCTTGAGGCCGAGCTTTTTGCGGTGGGTTTCGATCTTGTCGATTAACGAAACGGGGAGATCAAATGTGAGCGGTGCCGGAGGCGGGGTGGTTTTTTTGGCCATGGAAGAGTGGTCTAGTTAAGATCCCAATAGCAGGGAAAAGTTCGTTTTGACCAAGGCTAAACAGCCTGGGTGCTTCAATAAAATTTAAAACCAACGGGTTTCAGGAACTCGGCGTGGAGGCGGGCGTCTCTAGCGCGGCCGCGATGAGTGCATAGGCCTGTGGCGGTGTCTCGACGACCTGCCAGGCGCGCGTGGCAATTGACGTTTCGACTTCTCGGCCGTGGTGGATGAGCACGGTGCGCACGCCCGCTTCGGCTCCACCGAGTACGTCGGCATCAGCATCACCGGAATAGAGCGCTTGGTGCGGTTGCACATCGAGGCGGGCGAGAATCTCCAGCAGGCCGCCCGGGTGGGGTTTGTGCGTCGGTAAGTCATCGCCGCAGACCACGGTGGTGAAAAATCCGGCGAGATTGTGGGCGGTTAAAAGCGACTCGGTCGTACCCCGATCGCGGCCCGTCCAGATCGCCAAACGGAGCCCGCTGGAGTGCAGCATTTCCAGAAGGCTTCTCATGCCATCGAAGGGCTGCACGAGAGAGCCGTTTTCGAAGCCAAAAGACTCCAGTCGGCGCAGGGCTTCACCGGCTTTGGCCTCATCGCCGATGAGCTCCAAAAAGGTGCGTTCTGGCGGGCCGCCCAAACGCTGGAAAATCCCCGCCATATCCAGATCAGGCCTAAATGGCGCCAACGCGTGGGCGAAGGCCCGCATCACCAGCGGCATTGAGTCGATCAAGGTGCCATCGAGGTCGAAAATGACCGCGCGAATTCCAGTCAAACGTTCAGGAGACGAATTGGGTCGTGTGCTCATGGTGTGAGGCGGTGGATACGCTCGGCTGGTGGTGGTGTGATGGCGCCGCCCA belongs to Opitutus sp. and includes:
- a CDS encoding cellulase family glycosylhydrolase, producing the protein MGVNYYDLFTRVAAKPANESSLLGLAQLAQAGVPFVRFNAGCFSAADWARYLANKEAHFAQMDRVVQAAEQNHIGLIPSLFWSTFLNKTVDEHKQAWGDRNSRTLAIMRDHTREVVTRYKTSPAILAWEFGNEWNLQVDLPNAADLRRPGEDANDDLKSTQLAVALAEFAAAVRAVDSTRPLITGHSLPRPAAWNNTENNSWKADTLEQWRAVLPRQNPTGYDTVSIHIYADEEVSKLGGQWTKSWADYLKQLKAYATETRRPLFIGEFGLASNGKFTPEKVKTGYRELIPAMEAAKVDLAAVWVFDLPSQKKDWSITFDNDRAYMLTDVIEANRRWSETNSKGK
- a CDS encoding sulfatase; translation: MNQIKRLAVALPTSFPLLGLLLAGLFVPLRAADRPPNIIFVLADDLGWTDLACYGSKYYETPNLDRLAAQGMRLTNYHVSQNCAPTRGALLSGQYSARTGMYTVGSTDRFDWSKRPLRPVDNVVNLPLDRDTFADQLKKAGYATGMFGKWHIGEGGPLHPAKRGFDEALVTMGLHYKFKVNPPTEYPADIYLADWLTDRAVDFIARNKDRPFLLYLPHFGVHTPLQAKADLTAKFKGKPGVGGHNSPTFAAMIASVDESVGRVMAKLEELKLAENTVVIFSSDNGGVGGYDRPDGLIREPGYEAKVKKAKAADEEESGGGITDNTPLRSGKGSLYEGGVRVPFIVRWPGKVAAGAALGTPTAHVDLFPTLLELAGAAKPRQVLDGESLLPLLIGKSSALKRDAIFQHFPGYLGSGPGLWRSLPVSLVQMGDWKLMEFLEDGHLELYNLKDDLGETKNLAATNPEKAKELHERLIAWRKSTNAPMPTSSKADAATNKAAPTAPKVHAKDRGAM
- a CDS encoding transposase; the encoded protein is MYGELYRQDILSDALDQVIANDGVPGVDGFEVETLAKNEAYRAAWLLALAEEMRTKTYRPSPVLRVYIWKDQARTKRRALGIPTVKDRVVQSAAAIVLQPIWEADFHDHSYAYRPKRRTHQAMDKVKEALLSGKVEVVDADLSSYFDLIPHRQLLRLVAKRVSDGSVLRLHQARKSDSGLVTWRKPEWNKRIDKNEWDELPQILQLRVVRFQVVIPGFRTQHIGLVTTLLDEVAYPDSVLADLFRRRWQVELFFRDIKTTLAWMCYAPKPRR
- a CDS encoding aminopeptidase — encoded protein: MITDTRYTQLAEGLTGFSCELKKGERVLIDAFDVPEAVVIALIRATRALGALPYVNLHRARVTRELMLGAEEAQYAPQVEIEYARMQKMDAYIALRGSDNIFENSDIPSSRVQLVSKLMKPVLDHRVNKTKWVVLRWPTSAMAQQAGLSTEAFEDFYFKVCTLDYSRLIPGMNALKALMDKTDQVHIKGPGTDLKFSIKGIGSRTCGGRHNIPDGEVFSCPVKDSVEGVISYNAPTVYLGTSFDNIRLVFKKGKIVEATANNTKRLNEILDSDPGARFIGEFALGFNPHILEPMRDILFDEKIAGSFHFTPGQAYEGVGNGNKSQVHWDMVSIQRPEWGGGEVWFDGKLIRKDGLFVPKSLHKLNPEYLLGKK
- a CDS encoding adenosine deaminase family protein, with translation MDFIQSLPKTETHLHIEGALPYELLNAWQPDNYPASPHFHAADFRYASFPAFDEILLGHALPWFVSAERYYEAATAIFAKQVAQNVRYVETSFHLPVGGFINTPPREILAALRAAVPPGLEVRFFAGMLRTDYAGPMQAVIDGLVNWDELAGVDLHGNEATPTEAWTAPVWARLRAAGKVTKVHAGEFDGAHRVREAIEQLGSTRIQHGVRAIEDLAVVALAVERGVTFDVCPLSNVKLRVVPSLAAHPLRTLLQAGVRCTVSTDDPLVFANTLNGEYAALATEAGFTRGELAQLARNGWAVADVPVATRAAMLAEIERVVSG
- a CDS encoding pyridoxal phosphate-dependent aminotransferase, which gives rise to MSQAPAPLSTWALNVSPSPTLAVDAKAKALAAAGEDVCGFAAGEPDFDTPEHIKDACIAALKSGKTKYAPTPGIEPLRQALADKYLADYGLKYAPSQFIVSPGGKFSCYLTILAVCSPGDEVIIPAPFWVSYPEMVKLAGATPKLVLADDTTGFKLTPAQLEAAITPKTKLLIINSPSNPTGAVYTKPELEALTAVALKHNLYIMSDEIYEHLTYDGAKHYSPASFSPEAFARTIIVSGFAKTYAMTGWRLGTTVAPAPIAKAIAELQSQMTSNATTFAQYGAVAALKEKDKTDAALKTMLVAFDRRRKFLHAELNKIPGIKCLLAEGAFYLFPNISSFGLSSAEFCARLLETEKVAAVPGSAFGAEGYLRLSYATSDEIIAKGVSRLAKFCATLKPVA
- a CDS encoding ribbon-helix-helix protein, CopG family; translation: MAKKTTPPPAPLTFDLPVSLIDKIETHRKKLGLKSTSEVIRHAISQFDISLYESDAPEHRQISVRLPAQTKALLVKAAKKKKVSVGELLRVAIDTLPAKSAVAVAPKKKTK
- a CDS encoding HAD family hydrolase, whose protein sequence is MSTRPNSSPERLTGIRAVIFDLDGTLIDSMPLVMRAFAHALAPFRPDLDMAGIFQRLGGPPERTFLELIGDEAKAGEALRRLESFGFENGSLVQPFDGMRSLLEMLHSSGLRLAIWTGRDRGTTESLLTAHNLAGFFTTVVCGDDLPTHKPHPGGLLEILARLDVQPHQALYSGDADADVLGGAEAGVRTVLIHHGREVETSIATRAWQVVETPPQAYALIAAALETPASTPSS